ATTCCACCAATCGAAAAAATGGCGACCAGCCACCTATTGTTGTATTTAAAGGTTTTTTTGAATGACTCTACAAAGTCATGAAACAACGGAGGTTTTTTGTTATCTGCTTTAGGAACTTTGACCAAGAAAAAAACAAGAACAATAGAAACGATACAAAATAGTGGGATAAACCAAAACGGCAAGTGCCAGATCACTGAGGCTAATACAGCTCCTACAATAGGGCTTATGACTTTCCCGAATGTGTTACTGGTTTCAATGAGACCAAGGCCTGCACTAACTTCTTTTTCATTTTTAAACATATCTCCTACAAGAGGCAAAACCACCGGTGCTGCCCCTGCAGAGCCAATGCCTTGTAATAGACGTCCTAACAGTATGATCCAGTACGGATCATTTATTTTCCATGCAGCCCATCCAGTCACAAGTCCTCCAATGCCTGTTATAATTAAACTGGGAATAATTACTTTTTTTCGTCCGATTCGATCAGATAAGTATCCTGCAATAGGAATAAGAAGGATAGCAACAATGGAATACACCGTAATAATCATGGACACTTGAAAAGATGATATCTTAAGTTTTTTTTCAATTAAAGGCAAAACAGGTATAAGCATAGAATTCCCAAGGGTCATCACAAGCGGAATTGATGTAAGAGATATTAAATCTAACCTTTTTTTAGATTCCATATGGTCCTCCAATATGTACTTCGAATCACTCTAAATTAACATTCATAACGATTTGGATGTTGCAGAAAATAAAAGTAACCCCTTGACATGAGGATGGGTTGCTAAAGGTGGGTAACGCATATTTTTCTGTTATATTTCCTTGAATGTCTTCAAGATTTACAAAAGTATAACTGTCGTTCATTTCAATGCGTTTTGAGTTGTCGTTCCTGAGGTCATTGTATCTCGTTTTTGTATCTACATCTTGAACTCCTTCCCAAGAACACCTTTTTGTTTACCGTTATTTTACAATATTAGTATCTGTCTAATGTTCCCTCCGGTTATCTTCTCCTAGTGGCATAAATTCATTCATTTCATATTAGTTTTCTTTGTTTTTCAAGATTAAACAAGGCTACATAACTTATGTTTGTCAAAATGTTTATGATCCGAGTTATTAGAAGGTCAGTGTTTTTAATTAATATATCGTCCATAATCTGGGGTTGCGATCTGATCAAATTCCTTCACTAATTTTTCGAGTCCTTTTGCAAGTTCGTCTCCGGACACTGGTTGTCCGTGCCCTGTAATGGCCATTACAGGCTTTAATGCTTCTAATTTTTGAACGGATTTCTTCGCTGCACCCCAATCTGTCGTTAAATATCTCGGAGGGCCACTGACTTCTAACTCTTGAGTCAACACATTGAAAAGCGATTCTTGTTTCACCGTAACAAAAGCATCACCCGCAATGAGGCAATGGTCCTTTTCTCGGAATAGCGAAATGTGACCAGGTGAATGTCCAGGTGTATGGATCCATTGCCAACCAGACATATATGGAATACTGCCATCGGAAGGAATAGCCTCTACATGATTTCCCAAGTCGATAGGTTCAGTCGGAAATAACGGTGATATTTTCGCAACTAGTCCTCCTTCAACTGATCCATCAGGTTCTGGATAACTTAATTTCTCCGTTAGATAGGGTAATTCTGCCTCGTGAGCAAACACGGGTATATCCCATTTCTGAACCAAATCCACCACTGCCCCAACGTGATCAAAATGTCCATGTGTCAGTATAATCGCTTTCGGCTTGTTATTTTCACCAAATCGCTCTTTTGCAGCATCTAGAATATGGTTGACCGATTCGGGCATTCCTGTATCAATTAAAACCCATTCATTTGGTTTTTCAGGACTTCCCACAAAACATAAATTGACAATCTGATTCGTATAACAATAAAGATCCTGCATTACAATTTGTCCCATACCACTTCTGAGGGAGGTCAAAGGCATGAATTTATTTTCCATGGTGTCCCTCATATCATCTTGCAAGTTTTTGTCCATGAATGTTCCCTTCTTCCTCGATCGTTGTATTTCTCCGTAATATATAGTATTGCGGTTTCAAAACGACTTATATACAATCGTCCTCACGTTGGAAAAAATTAGAGTGCTCATTTTCTTTGTTAATTTCTTTTTATTTTTTGTCTCTGAGGTTGCACTAGCTAAATATCAGTCCCATCTTAAGCATATAGAGCATTTATAGTGTGATCTTCAAAGTTAGGGCATTGAAGCCACAAAAGCGAGCACTATGAACAAAGAGGTAAAATGAAAAAATATTAAAGATTTAAATGGGCTATATATGTTTTATTCAATTCATACGTGGTAACAACAAAATATAACAAAAATTAAGGAGGTAAGAAAAATGGCAAACAATAATGATAACAAAATGAGTCGTGAAGAAGCAGGCAGAAAAGGTGGGGAACAAACGAGTAAGAATCACGATAAAGAATTCTATCAAGATATTGGAGAAAAAGGCGGAGAGCAAACAAGCAAGAACCACGATAAAGAACATTATGAGGAAATAGGCCGTAAAGGCGGTAGCAAATAAAGAAAAGCAAATTAAAGTGTAAACTAAACTGTGGAAGTGAGTTCCACAGTTTAGTTTTTATTTCTAGATTTATTCCAGCTTTCGAAAAGTGACCAGTATTGTATGAAGTTCGTTGATATTGGGGATAAAGAAAAGAAATTCCACGAAGAAAAACGGAATGTATTCGGAGTATACCCGTTTTTTGTTATAATAGATGGTAATCTATTATATAAAAGTTGGGGATATAAATGGTCTTAATTATTATGCTGCTTGGGCAAGCTGGCTATATATATTTAGCGCCGTTATTTCCGAAAAATTTAAAAATGTATGAATACACTTATTTAGCGATTTATTTAAGCTATTAATAGTTCTTACCTATACGAATAAAATTGCGATAACCGAGAGTATATTAACATTGATTGCTTTGTTCGTTTATTCACCAATATTTATGAAAATTTTAAAAAGAAGTGGTAAAAAAAGAAACAGTATATAGACTCAACAAGATGAAGGCCGTTTAACGGCCTTTTTTCTATGCCTGGGAAAAAAGGAATGGATTGAAAAATAGAGAATGGTTTATCAAACAAATTTTCGAGGTGAGATCATGCCCCCAATTTTAAATCAAATCGGCACAGTGTTTATCCCTGTACGTGATATTGAAAAAGCGAGAAGCTGGTATTGTGACATTCTTGGCTTGCCTGAAGATGGTGATATTCTCCATGGCCACTTGTATGTTCTGCCCATGGTTGGAACAAGTATCGTATTGGACAGCAAGATTTTTTCAGAGGATGTGGTGTTTAAAAAGCCTCTCTTTCATTTAAACACAAACGATATCAAGGAAGCCTATCAATATATGAAGAATAAACAGGTTGAATTAGCATCTAGTATCGAGCATGACCATTGGTTTAATTTTAAAGATCCGGACGGGAACCATTTAATGGTTTGTAAGTGTTAAGCGATAAGAAGCTGCCGCATGCAGTCTCTTTATTTCTCCTGAAAAAGCAGCCAAATGTTTATTCATAAAAATCGCGGGTAAACAAAAAGTAGAATCATAAACAAGGAGGAATAGATTATGAAACCCGTAGTAAGAGAATATACAAATGACGAAAAGCTTATTCAGGATGTTGAAGAATTAAAGCGCTTAGGAGTCAATAGGGAGGATATCTATGTTCTCTCCCATGATGATGACAGAACGAATAGAGTTGCTACACATGCGAATGCCAATACGATTGGCGCTGCTGAAACAGGGCTGGCCGATGCAGTCGGCAACATTTTTAGCAAAAAAGGCGATGAACTTCGTAATAAAATGTATGATATTGGATTTTCCGAAGCGGAATCAGCTAGCTTTGAAGAAAGGCTAGATGAAGGTAAACTGCTGTTGTTTGTTACGGATAATGAAAAAGCAAGTCTGTGGTCTTAATAACAGATAAAGCTTCCTCTTTAAAGGGGAAGCTTTTTTAATGCAATGAATCATATTGACTATTGGTCTATCAATTCTATGTTTTCGTATACCAATAGTTTCGTTTTTGAAAAAAGGAGACAAATCTATTCTCACTTTCTTTATAATGAAATAGATAGAGAGAGAGGAGAGTGGTGAGCAAGTGAAAACGAAGAAAATTGAATTTATAGCAGCTGCATCCCTTTTATTTAGTGGAATAGGAATCTCTCAAACAGTCCAAGCTGAAACGCCGTATTATGGAAAAAACTATTCCCAGCCTGAACAGGTATTAAAGCTTTACCCTGATCCGAAAGAAACATTTCAAACTCCTGCTTTCGTTAAAGAAGGCGATGAATTTACGACACAGGAAGAAATGATAGAGTACTTACATACCATTGCAGATAAAAGTCCGTATGTATCGATTAAAAATATCGGCGCATCACTTGAAAACAGAGACATACCAGCTCTTTATTTTACAAAAGACAAGAGGATCCACTCGATATCGAATAAACCGCTTGTTTGGCTTCAAGCCCAGATTCACGGAAATGAACCGGCGAGTGGAGAATCAGCGCTTGCGATAGCTGAAAAGCTTGCCGGTGACTACGGAGAAAACATTCTAGATAAAATCAATGTCATTATCGTTCCGAGAATAAACCCTGATGGATCCTATGCGTTTAACAGGAGGCTTGCAAGCGGGCTCGATGGAAACCGGGACCATGTCAAGCTTGATTCGGCAGAGGTACAGGCCGTCCACAGAGAATTTAATAGATATTCTCCAGAGGTTGTCATTGATGCCCATGAATATAGCATTGGTGAGAATTCTTTTGCAGAAATTGGTTCAGAAGGTGCTTTGAAATATCATGATCTGCTAATTCTCTCGGGGAAAAATTTAAACATTCCTGAAAAAATTCGCAGCACGTCAGATGATTTATATATTCATTCTGTAATGGAAAAGCTGAAAGACGAAGGATTTTCCAGTGATCCGTATTATACGACGAGCGGTTCAGACGAAAATGGAGCAATCAATATTTACGAAGGCGGAACAGAAGCCAGAATTGGGCGAAATGCCATCGGGCTGCAGCCTGCGCTCTCTTTTTTAGTAGAAAGCAGAGGGATCGGCATTGGCCGTGAGAACTTTGCCCGCAGGGTTGGAGCACAAGTAACGACTCATGAAGAAATTCTTAATCTGACTGCCGAGCATGCTGATCAAATCAAAAAGCTGGTCACTTATGAACGATTTAATCTGATAGCTAAAGGTCTTAATCCTAATGATCAAGATGATGTGGTGATCAAAAGCGAGTTTGCCGATCCAAAGGAAGACACATTAAAATTGGTTGATATTGCTGAAGGACATGTCATTGATGCACCTGTCCAATACTATAGCGCCACAGATGCAAAAGCAACATTAACAAGAAAAAGACCAACGGCTTATCTCGTTCTGCCTGGACATGAGGAAGTTGAAGAAAAGCTGGCTGTCCAAGGAGTAAAAGGCTATACTCTTCATAAGAAAATGAAATTGCCTGTTGAAGCATTTCAAGTCACTTCAAAAGAACAAGACGGTATAACAGAAGGCCGGCCAGTGATCAATATAGCGACAGAGCTTGTTAATGAACAGAGGGAATTTCCAAAGGGAACGAAGATCTATTTTACTTCCCAGCAGCAAAACGGATTGCTGTCGATTTCATTGGAGCCTGAATCCATTGACAGCTACGTCAGTACGGGATTCATCCCATCTGAAGCAGGACAAACCTTGCCAGTTTATCGATTTGTACTCGACAGGAAAGCATTGAACATCAACGAATAACCAAAAAATCCTCCATCAAAAATATTGAGGAGGATTTTTTCTATTGCATTTCATTTACGCATACTGTAATATTATATATTGATTCATATACCGGTGGTAAAAATACTTATAATTATCTATTATAAGTATAGCGCATAATTATTATGGTGTCAACACTTTTTTGAAAGGAAGGTTTTTATGGACAATCAAAAGGGCTGGCAGGAGGAACAAAGCTATTTAAACGAAGTATTGCGCGTCATTGAGGGAAAAGGATTGGATCTGAACGAAAGAGCTGGCACATTAAAGGAAGATGTTTTAGGCATCAAAAAAACCTTTTGGGATGATGTGACGCTGAATTTTGAGGATGCAGAGGAAGCATTAGAAACGATGACCAGCGTCAAGCAGCAAACGGAATTCCTTTCGGAAAGAGAAAGAAGCCATAAGCAAATTGAGAACGAATTGAAAGCACTGGATCGGGTGAAGCGAACGCCTTATTTCGGACGTGTCGACTTTCTCGAAGACGGTGACCAGTCAAAAGACGTGATTTATATAGGAATCCATTCCGTGATGGATGAAAAGGATGAAAACTTTATCATTTACGATTGGAGGGCTCCAATCTCCAGTCTTTATTATAATTACTCGCCGGGAAAAGCGATGTATACAGCTCCAAAGGAAACGATAACCGGAGAAATGCTCTTGAAAAGGCAATACGTCATTAAAAACGGGAAGCTTCAATCCATGTTTGATGCAGAAGTGACAATCGGCGATGCATTGCTTCACGCGCGGATGAAAAAATGAAGAGTATCGTGTCTACCATCCAACGGGAGCAAAACGAAATTATCCGTAATGAGAAAGCAGATTTATTGATTGTCCAGGGTGCTGCAGGAAGCGGGAAAACCTCTGCTGCCCTTCAACGGGTAGCTTATTTGCTGTACAGGTACAGAGGAGAAATCCAATCGGAAAACATCATGCTTTTTTCACCCAATTTTTTATTTAACAGCTATGTGTCGACCGTGCTTCCGGAGCTCGGCGAGGAAAATATGGAGCAAACGACCTTTCAGGAATATACCAACAAGAGGCTCGGCCGTGAATTCGACCTTGAAGGGCCATTTGAGCAAACAGAATATATGATTACCGCTGAAGGGGATAACAATTATCGCACAAGAAGAGCGGCCATTGAGTACAAGGCAAGTAACGAATTCATTTCACATCTTGATCAATACATCAAGCAACTTTCAGAATCAGGGATGATCTTCCGTAATATTTCATTCAGAGGCGCTGTTCTTATTTCTTCTGAAGAGATCGGCTCCTACTTTTACTCATTAGACAAAAATATTTCAATACCGAATCGTATCACATTAACCTCCGAATGGCTTTTGAAAAAAGTGAAAAAAGAAGAATTGAAGGAAAGAGAAAGAAATTGGGTCATCGATGAAATCGCTCTACTATCAAAGGAAGATTACCTGAACGTTTACAAGAAATTGCAGGAAAAAGGGTACGATGAAGACTCATTTGAATTTGCCAAGGCAGAGGAGCGTCTGATGGCAAAGCAAGTGGTTGGCCAGTATTTTAAACCGATTCGAAAAGCGATCAGGCTGTTACGGTTTCTTGACATCAAATCGATTTACATCCAGTTTTTTGAACAGGAAAAGACTGAAATCGGTGCAATTACGGTCGAAAATCTTAAAAAGAACAAATTGTATTATGAAGATACGACACCTTATCTATATTTAAATGATTTACTAAAGGGTTCAAAGAAGAATACCGCCATTCGCCACTTGTTTATTGACGAGGCTCAGGATTATTCAGCCTTTCAGCTCGCTTATCTCAGACAGCTGTTTCCTTCAAGTAAGTGGACGGTTCTTGGCGATTTCAATCAAACTGTCTTCGCTCACAGCATAAAAAGAGACTCATTGCTTGCAGGTGAATTATTTAATTTTAAACAAGCAGAAAGATTAACGCTGAAAAAAACGTATCGTTCCACGAAGGAAATTACAAAGTTTACGAGTCGAATTATCAAAGGGGAATTTGAGATCAAGCCGTTTAATCGTTCAGGGAAAGAACCTGTGGTCACCGTTTTTGAATCAAACGAACAAATGATCAAATCGATCGCAGATACGCTTACCCGGATGAATAAAAAACATACGAGCATTGCTGTTATTTGTAAGTCCGCACAGGATAGCCAAAAAGCATTTTCAGAGCTTAAACCGTTTATTGATCTAAAATTAATTGACAATGAAAAAACCGCTTTTGAAAAAGGAATCATCGTCATTCCAGTGTACCTGGCAAAAGGGATTGAGTTCGATGCGGTCGTTATTTATAACGCATCTGATCAAAGCTATTCCAGCTGGTATGATTCCCGTCTGCTTTATACAGCTTGTACAAGGGCGATGCATGAGCTGGAACTTTTCAGCGCAGGGGAGCCAAGTCGTTTTCTTCCGCAATAAACGATAACCCGAATATAGAGCACAAAAGAGAAAGTGCTCTATATTCGGGTTTTTTTAATCTGTGCTTCCAAAATGATGTAATCATAATTTTAAACGATAGGAAAAATAATAACGAAAAGGATAGGAAGGTGATGATAATGGTGGTACATAACGAGTATAATCCTTATGCTGCCGGTGATATTGTTTATGTTTTTTATCGAAACCCGCATACTCAGGACGTAGCAAATATACAGGAGGCTGCAGTCGTAAATAACCCTGAGGATCCTACAGAACTAGCTCTGTTTCTGTATGATACATACTATCCTTTGACAGATGACATTGCTGTGTATGCCAGCGAAGTTGAGGCTGAACAAGCCTATCAACAATATTTTGGTCACTTTTAAAAAAAGGTGGATGTTTAATGATCAAACCATTTACGCCTCAACTTGTATATTTCGAACCGAACGCGCTGGATTATCCGTTAGGAAAAATGCTCAAAGAAAAATTTGAAAAAATGGATGTTGAAATTCGCTATACAACCTCTCACAACCAAGTGAGAAATCTTCCAGGAGAGAGCGATTTTCAGAAATATCGGATCGCTAAGTCAACACTTGTAGTCGGTATAAGAAAAACGCTCAAATTTGATACGTCAAAGCCCTCTGCTGAATATGCGATTCCTTTTGCAACAGGCTGTATGGGGCATTGTCATTATTGTTATTTGCAAACAACGATGGGAAATAAGCCGTATATCCGTACATATGTGAATGTTGATGAAATTCTAGACGCTGCTAATCATTATATGGAAGAACGAGTGCCTGAAATCACAAGATTTGAAGCAGCTTGTACCTCTGATATTGTCGGAATAGACCACTTAACACACACGTTAAAACGAGCAATCGAACATTTCGGAGAATCGGAATACGGGAAGCTCCGGTTTGTCACGAAATTTCATCACGTCGACCATTTACTTGATGCTAAGCATAACGGAAAAACGAGATTTCGATTCAGCATTAACGCCGAGTATATCATTAAAAACTTTGAACCAGGAACATCTCCACTTACGAAACGAATTGAAGCAGCAAAAAAAGTAGCAAACGCCGGGTATCCGCTTGGGTTTATTGTAGCCCCTATCTACCTGCATGAAGGATGGGAGGACGGCTACTATCAAATGTTTGAGCGCCTTGATGCGGAATTGCCGATTGAAACAAGGAATGACATAACATTTGAATTCATTCAGCATCGGTTCACAAAGCCTGCCAAACGAGTGATTGAAAAAAACTATCCAATGACCAAATTAGAATTAGATGAATCAGCCAGAAGATATAAATGGGGCAAATATGGAATTGGTAAATACATTTATCAGAAAGAGGAAGAAGAGGATATTAAACAGCATCTTTACTCCTATATGAAGAAATTTTTTCCTAATGCGAAATTAGAATATTTCACATAACATGAAAGCAGGCGGCTTGTTAGAGATTAAACACCAGAGCCAACTGCTTTTTGAGAGTGTAAACTAAACTGTGTAAGTGAGAGAGCGTACGGCACTTGCTTCCCAGTTTATTTTTTTTATTGGTAGAGTGGAAACAAATGAATGGGGAGGTTTACACTCTGGCTAAATCAAAACGAGATCGAAAATCTGTAGGAATCGAATTCTGGAAAATTAACTTTCTGATTAGAGCAGCGCCATTCGTAAAGTCATGTACACGACCAACGCAGTGGAAAGCATCCATTCCCGAGCTTCAGAAAAGTAACTAAAAAAGGAGCATTCCCCAACGAGAACGCTCTGATTATATTTGCGTATACAAGAACTGGAATTAAAATGGGAAGGCGCCATATCCAAAATTGGGCAATAGTTATGAACCAGCTTCTTCTACATGATAAGTTAAAAAATAGGGTTTTAAAGTATCTTGAGTAAGTTTTACTTACACACTTTATTTGACAAACTCGACAAAAATAGTACAAATCTATTTTACATAATGTTTTTTAAAATCTGGGTGGATAGAAAATTTGCGACGTAAATTGATGAGGTTTTCCCCAAAACTTTCTTCTAAAAGTTCTCTATGTTTCTCCATAATTTCCATGAGATACAAATCGTGAATCATGACTTCTGTAATTGGCATTACTAAACCTACATGCATTGTCCATGCTGCACGGCTATCTTTCCCCAGCGAGACAATACCTGCTACTACTTCTGAGTCATCCCCACTAATAACAAGCCATCGTCCACCATACTCTTCTGTAATTTCATGACCCATATAATGAAGGTAAACATTAGCAAAATCAGAGGTGATTTCCCCATAAGCAATAATTGTTACATTGACTCCTCTATTTGCTGCCTGTCTTAGTTCAGACTCCAATTCCTCGAATTCGTCTTTCCAAATCTCTAAGAGAATTCTTTTTTTAGCAGATGATATACAAGTTTTTACCTTATCGAGTATTTCATTGCGTCCCGTGATATTCCAGATATTTTCACGGTCATTTGCAGAACGTTCAAACTCCGCTAATGATTGTTCTGCCAGTTCAAAATTCTCTTCTGCTTTCATTCGACGGTTTTTAATTAGCTCCTTTGCAGGAACAGGAGTATACTGTGGTGTGTTTCCAGGACTTACGAGAATATCTCCGCGCATGGCGAGACTGTCCAAAACTTCATATATTCTTGAACGTGGTACACCGGAATTTTTTGCTACTGCATAACCGGTTAATGGCGATTCTTCCAATAAGGTAAGATATGCTTTCGCTTCATATTCGGTAAAATTTAGATTTTTTAATGTTTCTAAAATGTTTTCTTTCATAAATCCTCCAACACAACTTTAGTCGCTACCTTTGTAATTAATATTTTAGCAAAATCTGTTGATTTTTTCTAAGATCAGCTGATATACTTACACAAGTAGTTACCTTAGTAGTCACTATTAATAGGGGAAGGGAGAAATAGTATGGATAACTTACTAACATACATTTCAATAGCTGCAATGATGGTTATTATACCAGGAGCAGATACAATGCTCCTGGTGAAAAACACGCTCAGCTATGGTCCAAAAGCTGGACGCTATACGGTTCTTGGAATGGTAACGGGACTTTCGTTTTGGACACTGATTGCGATCCTCGGCTTATCTGTTGTCATTGCAAAGTCAGTCATTCTTTTCAGCATTATCAAATATTTGGGAGCTGCCTACTTAATTTATTTAGGGATAAAAAGTTTTTTTGCTAAAAGCGTGTTTTCTTTAAAAGAAATTCAAGCTCAAGCAAATACACCTACGAAGTATTCAAATCGGCATAATAAAAGTT
This window of the Bacillus gobiensis genome carries:
- a CDS encoding M14 family metallopeptidase; the protein is MKTKKIEFIAAASLLFSGIGISQTVQAETPYYGKNYSQPEQVLKLYPDPKETFQTPAFVKEGDEFTTQEEMIEYLHTIADKSPYVSIKNIGASLENRDIPALYFTKDKRIHSISNKPLVWLQAQIHGNEPASGESALAIAEKLAGDYGENILDKINVIIVPRINPDGSYAFNRRLASGLDGNRDHVKLDSAEVQAVHREFNRYSPEVVIDAHEYSIGENSFAEIGSEGALKYHDLLILSGKNLNIPEKIRSTSDDLYIHSVMEKLKDEGFSSDPYYTTSGSDENGAINIYEGGTEARIGRNAIGLQPALSFLVESRGIGIGRENFARRVGAQVTTHEEILNLTAEHADQIKKLVTYERFNLIAKGLNPNDQDDVVIKSEFADPKEDTLKLVDIAEGHVIDAPVQYYSATDAKATLTRKRPTAYLVLPGHEEVEEKLAVQGVKGYTLHKKMKLPVEAFQVTSKEQDGITEGRPVINIATELVNEQREFPKGTKIYFTSQQQNGLLSISLEPESIDSYVSTGFIPSEAGQTLPVYRFVLDRKALNINE
- a CDS encoding MBL fold metallo-hydrolase; this encodes MQDDMRDTMENKFMPLTSLRSGMGQIVMQDLYCYTNQIVNLCFVGSPEKPNEWVLIDTGMPESVNHILDAAKERFGENNKPKAIILTHGHFDHVGAVVDLVQKWDIPVFAHEAELPYLTEKLSYPEPDGSVEGGLVAKISPLFPTEPIDLGNHVEAIPSDGSIPYMSGWQWIHTPGHSPGHISLFREKDHCLIAGDAFVTVKQESLFNVLTQELEVSGPPRYLTTDWGAAKKSVQKLEALKPVMAITGHGQPVSGDELAKGLEKLVKEFDQIATPDYGRYIN
- a CDS encoding TrmB family transcriptional regulator yields the protein MKENILETLKNLNFTEYEAKAYLTLLEESPLTGYAVAKNSGVPRSRIYEVLDSLAMRGDILVSPGNTPQYTPVPAKELIKNRRMKAEENFELAEQSLAEFERSANDRENIWNITGRNEILDKVKTCISSAKKRILLEIWKDEFEELESELRQAANRGVNVTIIAYGEITSDFANVYLHYMGHEITEEYGGRWLVISGDDSEVVAGIVSLGKDSRAAWTMHVGLVMPITEVMIHDLYLMEIMEKHRELLEESFGENLINLRRKFSIHPDFKKHYVK
- a CDS encoding homoserine/threonine efflux transporter; its protein translation is MDNLLTYISIAAMMVIIPGADTMLLVKNTLSYGPKAGRYTVLGMVTGLSFWTLIAILGLSVVIAKSVILFSIIKYLGAAYLIYLGIKSFFAKSVFSLKEIQAQANTPTKYSNRHNKSSFMQGLLSNILNPKTVLVYITIMPQFIILNGNVNQQLIVLAFILTLLAVLWFLFLVSLIEYAKKWLNNSKFQKAFQKSTGLILVGFGIKTGI
- a CDS encoding VOC family protein yields the protein MPPILNQIGTVFIPVRDIEKARSWYCDILGLPEDGDILHGHLYVLPMVGTSIVLDSKIFSEDVVFKKPLFHLNTNDIKEAYQYMKNKQVELASSIEHDHWFNFKDPDGNHLMVCKC
- a CDS encoding MFS transporter; its protein translation is MESKKRLDLISLTSIPLVMTLGNSMLIPVLPLIEKKLKISSFQVSMIITVYSIVAILLIPIAGYLSDRIGRKKVIIPSLIITGIGGLVTGWAAWKINDPYWIILLGRLLQGIGSAGAAPVVLPLVGDMFKNEKEVSAGLGLIETSNTFGKVISPIVGAVLASVIWHLPFWFIPLFCIVSIVLVFFLVKVPKADNKKPPLFHDFVESFKKTFKYNNRWLVAIFSIGGIIMFVLFGILFYLSTTLEEMFGITGIQKGLVLAIPLLALSIASYIAGKKIGQNKTVMKWLTFSGSLLLSISLLSAIFTDEIYFLLGILFISGIGIGTTLPCLDALITEGIEKEARGTITSLYSSMRFVGVALGPPIYAIIMKSDHNMVFYISAAASFIASTFAFFAIKPEKEKGENIKEENLMEKSPYRLSDY
- a CDS encoding general stress protein, translated to MKPVVREYTNDEKLIQDVEELKRLGVNREDIYVLSHDDDRTNRVATHANANTIGAAETGLADAVGNIFSKKGDELRNKMYDIGFSEAESASFEERLDEGKLLLFVTDNEKASLWS
- a CDS encoding transcriptional regulator SplA domain-containing protein, which encodes MVVHNEYNPYAAGDIVYVFYRNPHTQDVANIQEAAVVNNPEDPTELALFLYDTYYPLTDDIAVYASEVEAEQAYQQYFGHF
- the splB gene encoding spore photoproduct lyase, producing MIKPFTPQLVYFEPNALDYPLGKMLKEKFEKMDVEIRYTTSHNQVRNLPGESDFQKYRIAKSTLVVGIRKTLKFDTSKPSAEYAIPFATGCMGHCHYCYLQTTMGNKPYIRTYVNVDEILDAANHYMEERVPEITRFEAACTSDIVGIDHLTHTLKRAIEHFGESEYGKLRFVTKFHHVDHLLDAKHNGKTRFRFSINAEYIIKNFEPGTSPLTKRIEAAKKVANAGYPLGFIVAPIYLHEGWEDGYYQMFERLDAELPIETRNDITFEFIQHRFTKPAKRVIEKNYPMTKLELDESARRYKWGKYGIGKYIYQKEEEEDIKQHLYSYMKKFFPNAKLEYFT